One Euphorbia lathyris chromosome 1, ddEupLath1.1, whole genome shotgun sequence DNA segment encodes these proteins:
- the LOC136210884 gene encoding RING-H2 finger protein ATL79-like yields the protein MRPEPEMAAATPVITHLSPPHPHAPTSCDPHAHGCRWWPYSNSNDFGANTAMILIILLCALICALALNTAIRCFLRGGGSSSVHRTPNRLAQLDENNNNNRKPNIEAGEAPVVVAPTVVYSAEMKLGGGEAECAICLSEFIDGEEIRVLGKCKHGFHVSCVQRWLNSHSSCPTCRRSCLAEDTPATTEIVPDQIITIPV from the coding sequence ATGCGCCCGGAACCAGAAATGGCAGCAGCAACTCCGGTCATAACTCACCTCTCCCCACCCCATCCACACGCACCAACATCATGTGACCCTCACGCACACGGCTGCCGGTGGTGGCCGTACTCTAACTCTAACGATTTCGGAGCTAACACAGCTATGATTCTCATAATCCTCCTCTGCGCACTCATCTGCGCTCTCGCTCTCAACACAGCAATCCGCTGCTTCTTACGCGGCGGCGGAAGCAGTTCTGTTCATCGGACTCCAAATCGTCTCGCTCAGCTTGACgagaacaacaacaacaaccgGAAACCTAACATTGAGGCCGGAGAAGCTCCGGTGGTGGTGGCGCCGACTGTTGTGTATTCAGCGGAGATGAAATTGGGAGGAGGTGAGGCGGAGTGCGCTATATGTTTGTCTGAGTTTATAGATGGGGAAGAGATTAGGGTTTTGGGAAAGTGTAAACATGGATTTCATGTTAGTTGTGTTCAACGGTGGTTGAATTCTCATTCCTCGTGTCCTACTTGTCGCCGGAGTTGCCTTGCTGAGGATACTCCGGCGACGACGGAGATTGTTCCCGACCAAATAATTACTATACCCGTGTAA